In Deltaproteobacteria bacterium, a single window of DNA contains:
- the folP gene encoding dihydropteroate synthase, with protein sequence MGVINVTPDSFSDGKDFYAQDSAVAHGLHLVEAGADILDIGGESTRPGARSVSQEEELRRVIPVIESLVRQVTVPLSIDTCKSGVAKAALQAGASMINDISAGRLDPELILVASRAGVPLILMHMQGEPRTMQDNPTYQDLMGEVKSFLVEAAERAENMGLAREMIIIDPGIGFGKTFNHNLTLINRLEEFIALGRPVMVGPSRKAFLGQILGGALPKERDVASAAVIALAAYKGAHILRVHNIDLTRQTLAVVKAVKHEKV encoded by the coding sequence ATGGGTGTGATCAATGTCACACCCGATTCATTTTCCGATGGCAAAGACTTTTACGCTCAGGATTCGGCTGTGGCCCACGGGCTGCATCTCGTTGAAGCAGGCGCGGACATTTTGGATATAGGCGGGGAATCCACCCGTCCTGGAGCCAGGTCTGTGAGCCAAGAGGAGGAGCTGCGCCGGGTTATCCCGGTCATCGAGTCCCTGGTCAGGCAGGTTACTGTTCCCCTGTCCATAGACACCTGCAAATCCGGCGTTGCCAAGGCCGCCCTGCAAGCCGGTGCTTCGATGATCAACGATATCAGCGCCGGTCGGCTCGACCCGGAACTTATTTTAGTAGCCTCCCGAGCCGGTGTGCCTCTCATTTTGATGCACATGCAGGGAGAACCCCGGACCATGCAGGATAACCCGACCTATCAGGATTTGATGGGCGAGGTCAAGTCCTTCCTGGTTGAGGCCGCTGAAAGGGCCGAGAATATGGGCCTGGCCAGAGAAATGATCATCATTGATCCGGGCATTGGATTTGGTAAAACATTTAATCACAACCTGACCCTGATCAACCGCCTGGAAGAATTTATCGCCCTTGGACGCCCCGTTATGGTCGGCCCTTCCCGCAAGGCGTTTCTGGGACAGATTCTGGGCGGTGCCCTGCCCAAGGAGCGGGACGTGGCCTCGGCAGCCGTTATCGCGCTGGCGGCTTATAAAGGCGCGCATATCCTGCGGGTGCACAATATTGATCTGACTCGACAGACCCTGGCCGTGGTTAAGGCTGTCAAGCATGAAAAGGTGTGA
- a CDS encoding ferredoxin family protein produces MPAAAAETKAKISFREERCKGCGLCVEACPRKLIVVGSRLNNQGYAVAELEDPERCNGCALCAEMCPDVVIEVWR; encoded by the coding sequence ATGCCAGCCGCAGCGGCTGAAACAAAAGCGAAAATATCTTTCAGGGAAGAGAGATGCAAGGGCTGCGGGCTGTGTGTCGAGGCCTGCCCGCGCAAGCTGATTGTTGTGGGCAGCAGGCTCAACAACCAGGGTTATGCGGTGGCTGAACTCGAAGACCCGGAAAGGTGCAACGGCTGCGCTCTCTGCGCCGAGATGTGTCCGGACGTGGTGATTGAAGTATGGCGCTAG
- a CDS encoding type III pantothenate kinase yields the protein MLIAIDIGNTNTVIGAFEGDTLKADWRIRTERDVTVDELGMLFRNLFDSQGLDFAQADEMIISCVVPPMLDAVVNFGRKYVRTEPLVVGPGIKTGIPILIDNPKEVGADRVVNVVAAYERYHRALIVVDLGTSTNFDYVSPKGEYVGGVIAPGLIISSEALFQKASKLQRIEISRPKRAIGRDTISAMLAGLVYGHVGLIDGVVRRMKTEAGTDPMVIASGGLAHLIAAESETIDEVIPDLTLDGLRIIFNLNRTPRDQN from the coding sequence ATGCTGATCGCCATTGACATTGGGAATACGAATACCGTTATCGGAGCCTTTGAAGGAGATACCCTCAAGGCGGACTGGCGTATCCGGACCGAAAGGGATGTGACCGTGGACGAGCTGGGCATGCTTTTCCGAAATCTTTTCGACTCCCAGGGACTCGATTTTGCACAGGCTGACGAAATGATCATCTCGTGTGTGGTGCCTCCCATGCTGGATGCTGTGGTAAATTTTGGACGGAAGTATGTACGCACCGAACCGTTGGTCGTGGGTCCTGGCATCAAAACGGGTATTCCTATACTTATTGACAATCCAAAAGAAGTCGGAGCTGACAGGGTCGTAAACGTGGTGGCCGCGTATGAGAGATATCACCGCGCCCTGATTGTCGTTGACCTAGGCACATCCACGAATTTTGATTACGTCTCCCCCAAAGGCGAATACGTGGGCGGCGTCATCGCTCCCGGCCTGATTATCTCCAGTGAAGCGCTCTTCCAGAAGGCCAGCAAACTCCAGCGTATTGAAATCTCGCGGCCGAAAAGGGCTATTGGCAGAGATACCATCTCCGCCATGCTCGCCGGCCTGGTCTATGGACACGTCGGCCTGATTGACGGGGTGGTCCGCCGCATGAAGACCGAAGCCGGGACCGATCCCATGGTTATCGCCTCCGGCGGCCTGGCACATCTGATTGCCGCAGAATCGGAGACGATTGACGAAGTCATCCCTGATTTAACCCTGGACGGTCTGAGGATTATCTTCAACCTTAATCGGACCCCTCGTGACCAGAACTGA
- a CDS encoding LD-carboxypeptidase, whose protein sequence is MTRTEPRKLLLSRPLRQGDIVGVAAPAGPFNEARFKTGLARLESLGLKTRCPGDIFKQDGFLAGTDENRAETINTLLNDEEVRAIFCARGGYGSMRILDRINLSLIKAKPRIMIGFSDVTALLLALHHATGLVTFHGPVITSLSQADEETTSMLKRTLFGQPVFPLALKDIRVIMPGQAEGPLLGGNLTILIHLLATPVLPNLDGAILFLEDTGESPYRLDRMLTTLRLSGVLERCSGIIFGEFNDCGSSSEVHGVLERNLAGFHGPVVADFPVGHGSRNLTLPLGPRAILDTQARSLDLTEPYLA, encoded by the coding sequence GTGACCAGAACTGAACCCCGGAAACTCCTCCTTTCCCGGCCCCTCAGACAGGGGGATATCGTGGGGGTGGCTGCGCCCGCCGGTCCTTTTAACGAAGCCCGCTTTAAAACCGGTTTGGCTCGTCTCGAATCCCTGGGTCTGAAAACCCGCTGCCCTGGGGACATCTTCAAACAGGACGGTTTTTTAGCCGGTACGGATGAAAATCGGGCCGAAACAATCAACACCCTGCTGAACGACGAGGAGGTCAGGGCGATTTTTTGCGCTCGCGGCGGTTACGGATCAATGCGGATCCTCGACCGGATCAACCTCAGCCTTATCAAGGCCAAACCCAGGATTATGATCGGATTTTCCGATGTGACCGCACTGCTCCTGGCCCTGCACCATGCCACCGGCTTGGTCACCTTTCATGGTCCGGTTATTACATCCCTTTCTCAGGCCGATGAAGAAACAACCTCAATGCTCAAAAGAACGCTTTTTGGCCAGCCAGTCTTTCCTCTGGCTCTGAAGGATATTCGCGTCATTATGCCTGGGCAGGCTGAAGGCCCTCTTCTGGGAGGGAATTTAACCATTCTGATACATCTCCTGGCCACACCAGTCCTCCCAAACCTGGACGGAGCCATCCTCTTCCTTGAAGATACCGGCGAATCGCCTTACCGCCTGGACCGGATGCTGACCACCCTCAGACTCTCCGGGGTCCTCGAGCGATGTTCGGGCATAATTTTTGGGGAGTTTAACGATTGCGGATCAAGCTCTGAGGTACATGGCGTGCTTGAAAGGAACCTGGCCGGTTTCCACGGCCCTGTGGTGGCCGACTTCCCTGTGGGTCATGGATCGCGGAATCTAACCTTACCGCTCGGCCCTCGCGCCATCCTGGACACTCAGGCCCGGAGCCTGGACCTGACCGAACCATACCTGGCGTGA
- a CDS encoding 16S rRNA (uracil(1498)-N(3))-methyltransferase has product MRRFLIDPALPISDQAALTGSQARHALRVLRLKPGDQVCLIDGQGHEWETRIVSTASDRVELDVIEQKASLKESPLELTLGLAVLKAAPMDLVIQKGTELGLKRLIPLYSARSAVRMNQSQAEKRRARWQKIALEALKQCQRGWPVEIHALASLEVFLSAASQADLRLMLYEEKRSALGARFKELLRQSPEPRSVFVLVGPEGGFTSEEVSRAEEAGFEILGLGPRVMRSETAALALMAILGFAWGDL; this is encoded by the coding sequence ATGAGGCGCTTTCTGATTGATCCGGCGCTGCCAATCTCTGATCAGGCCGCATTGACCGGGTCACAAGCCCGCCATGCCTTGCGCGTCTTACGTCTCAAACCCGGGGACCAGGTCTGTTTAATAGACGGCCAGGGGCATGAATGGGAGACTCGTATCGTCTCGACCGCCTCTGACCGGGTCGAACTGGACGTCATAGAACAGAAGGCCTCCCTCAAGGAGTCCCCCCTGGAACTGACCCTGGGGCTGGCGGTCCTGAAGGCCGCCCCCATGGACCTGGTCATCCAGAAGGGAACCGAGCTGGGGCTGAAAAGGCTGATCCCCCTTTACTCCGCCCGCAGCGCGGTTCGTATGAACCAAAGCCAGGCTGAAAAGAGGCGGGCGCGCTGGCAAAAGATCGCCCTGGAGGCCCTGAAGCAGTGCCAGCGTGGCTGGCCGGTGGAAATCCATGCTCTGGCCAGCCTGGAGGTCTTCCTGTCCGCGGCGTCTCAAGCTGACTTGAGGCTCATGCTTTATGAAGAAAAAAGAAGCGCCTTAGGAGCGCGCTTCAAGGAACTGCTACGCCAGAGTCCTGAGCCGCGCTCCGTCTTTGTCCTGGTCGGACCTGAAGGCGGGTTCACCTCTGAGGAGGTCTCCCGGGCCGAAGAGGCGGGTTTTGAAATTCTGGGGCTGGGGCCGAGGGTCATGCGTTCCGAAACAGCGGCCCTGGCCTTGATGGCTATTTTAGGTTTCGCCTGGGGCGATTTGTAA
- a CDS encoding 2-oxoglutarate oxidoreductase, producing MKQVFKRPESLIDVPFHFCPGCHHGIIHRIVAEVIDEYELREQVIIAASVGCSVFMYDYFDVDVIESPHGRAAAVATGVKRARPDNFVFTYQGDGDLAAIGTAEIIHVANRGENVTVFFVNNTIYGMTGGQMAPTTMIGQKSTTTPRGRDPQEAGHPIHMAELLANLAGTAYSARVAVNNIKNLMQAKKATRQAVEAQLEGMGLGFVEYLSACPTNWKMTPAQACERVGQELIPAFPLGVFKEFKAEAQAKAG from the coding sequence ATGAAACAGGTTTTTAAACGACCCGAAAGCTTGATTGATGTCCCCTTCCACTTCTGCCCGGGCTGCCACCATGGCATCATTCATCGTATCGTGGCCGAGGTCATTGATGAGTACGAACTCCGGGAGCAGGTTATCATCGCGGCTTCGGTCGGTTGCTCGGTCTTCATGTATGATTATTTTGACGTGGATGTGATCGAGTCGCCGCACGGACGGGCCGCCGCAGTAGCGACCGGCGTGAAGCGCGCCCGCCCGGATAATTTTGTTTTCACCTATCAGGGCGACGGCGACCTGGCGGCCATCGGCACGGCGGAAATTATCCACGTTGCAAACCGGGGTGAAAATGTGACGGTCTTCTTCGTCAATAACACCATCTATGGCATGACCGGCGGCCAGATGGCTCCCACGACCATGATCGGCCAGAAGAGCACCACCACTCCGAGAGGCCGGGACCCGCAGGAGGCCGGGCATCCGATTCACATGGCCGAACTGCTAGCCAACCTGGCCGGAACGGCCTATTCCGCGCGGGTAGCCGTCAACAATATTAAGAATTTGATGCAGGCCAAAAAAGCAACCCGGCAGGCGGTCGAGGCCCAGCTTGAAGGGATGGGGTTGGGGTTTGTTGAGTACCTGTCAGCCTGCCCCACCAACTGGAAGATGACACCGGCCCAGGCCTGCGAGCGAGTGGGCCAGGAGTTGATTCCCGCTTTTCCCCTGGGAGTTTTCAAGGAATTCAAAGCTGAAGCCCAGGCCAAGGCTGGTTAA
- a CDS encoding phosphoglucosamine mutase codes for MNQNERKLFGTDGVRGKANEHPMTPEMAVQIGRGAACIAKKDAGKRAKIIIGKDTRLSGYMLENAMASGICSMGVDVLLAGLLPTPGVAFLTTRLGADAGVVISASHNPFQDNGIKIFSHDGFKLPDEVEVQIEDLVFSGAMDSLRPLASEIGRIDRLEDAAQRYVLFLKSTFPQDMTLAGLRLVVDAANGAAYKCAPAVFEELGAEVILINAEPNGENINLNCGSLHPEVTAAVVLEKQADLGLALDGDADRVIFIDQQGKIVDGDHIMAICARDLDRRGLLARKTVVATVMSNLGLKIALKNLGLDLIQTDVGDRYVVERMRQGGYNFGGEQSGHLLFLDHNTTGDGVLSALQVLAVMKREGKSLSELAGIMESFPQILLNVRVSKRVDLMEIPEIKNQCQLIQEAMGDEGRLLVRYSGTEPLVRVMIEGRDAQEIRTMAEETAALIARELG; via the coding sequence GTGAATCAGAATGAACGAAAGCTCTTTGGCACAGACGGCGTGCGCGGAAAGGCCAATGAGCACCCCATGACCCCCGAAATGGCCGTGCAGATCGGCCGGGGTGCGGCCTGCATTGCAAAAAAAGATGCCGGTAAGCGGGCCAAGATCATCATTGGCAAAGACACGCGCCTCTCAGGATACATGCTTGAAAACGCCATGGCCAGCGGTATCTGCTCCATGGGCGTGGATGTGCTTCTGGCCGGGCTTTTACCCACACCGGGTGTCGCCTTTCTGACCACGAGGCTGGGAGCCGACGCCGGGGTTGTCATTTCTGCCTCCCACAACCCATTTCAAGACAACGGGATCAAGATCTTTTCTCATGATGGTTTCAAGCTGCCCGATGAGGTGGAGGTTCAGATCGAGGACCTCGTCTTCTCAGGTGCAATGGACTCGCTCAGGCCCTTGGCCAGCGAGATAGGCCGGATTGATCGCCTTGAGGACGCGGCTCAGCGCTACGTTCTTTTCTTGAAAAGCACCTTTCCTCAGGACATGACGCTCGCCGGCCTGCGACTGGTCGTTGATGCCGCCAACGGTGCGGCCTATAAATGCGCGCCCGCGGTCTTTGAGGAGCTGGGAGCGGAAGTCATTCTCATCAATGCCGAACCCAACGGCGAGAACATCAACCTCAACTGCGGCTCTCTCCACCCTGAGGTAACAGCGGCTGTGGTTCTTGAGAAGCAGGCCGACCTGGGCCTGGCTCTGGACGGGGACGCCGACCGGGTCATCTTTATTGATCAGCAGGGAAAGATCGTGGATGGCGATCACATCATGGCCATTTGTGCCCGGGACCTGGATCGCCGGGGTCTCCTGGCCCGGAAAACCGTGGTCGCCACTGTCATGAGTAACCTCGGCCTGAAAATAGCCTTGAAAAATTTAGGCCTTGACCTGATTCAAACCGATGTCGGGGACCGTTATGTCGTTGAAAGGATGCGCCAGGGGGGCTATAATTTCGGCGGAGAGCAGTCCGGCCATTTGCTTTTTCTGGACCATAACACGACCGGGGACGGCGTCTTGAGCGCCTTGCAGGTCCTGGCCGTCATGAAACGGGAAGGAAAATCCCTGTCCGAACTGGCCGGGATCATGGAGAGCTTTCCGCAGATCCTGCTTAACGTCAGGGTGTCAAAACGGGTGGACCTGATGGAAATTCCTGAGATCAAGAATCAATGCCAGCTGATCCAGGAGGCCATGGGAGATGAGGGCCGGCTTTTAGTTCGCTACTCCGGGACAGAGCCGCTGGTCAGGGTCATGATCGAAGGCAGGGATGCGCAGGAAATCAGAACCATGGCCGAAGAAACCGCGGCCTTAATCGCCAGGGAGCTGGGATAA
- the fabD gene encoding ACP S-malonyltransferase has product MVKTAFIFPGQGSQFVGMGQDFYEAHAWAREIFDLADEVTGKQITRLCFEGPLEELTLTVNLQPALTAVNLVCLKALTEKGLTPEATAGHSLGEYSALAAAGVISSADALNLVNRRGELMHREAEKRPGAMQAIIGLTPDRVEGITELARDKGTVVVANYNTPQQTVITGEAQAVAAAAKLAGTDGAKTVPLQVSGAWHSPLMEAAAEDFARVIMETDFSRPRCDLYLNVTARIETDPDEIKSIMARQMISPVRWFEIIENMLAGGASHFLEVGPKKVLAGLNRKIVPRDAPVETINIQDMAGLDKAVESVGR; this is encoded by the coding sequence ATGGTAAAAACCGCCTTTATCTTTCCCGGCCAGGGCTCCCAGTTCGTGGGCATGGGGCAGGATTTTTACGAAGCCCATGCCTGGGCCAGGGAGATCTTTGACCTGGCCGACGAGGTCACGGGCAAGCAAATTACAAGGCTCTGCTTCGAAGGACCGCTCGAAGAACTGACCCTGACCGTTAATCTTCAGCCTGCCTTGACCGCGGTCAATCTGGTCTGCCTCAAAGCCCTGACCGAAAAAGGTCTGACCCCGGAAGCTACGGCCGGGCATTCCCTGGGAGAGTACTCCGCCCTAGCCGCGGCCGGTGTCATTTCATCCGCCGATGCCTTGAACCTGGTCAACCGCCGCGGCGAGCTGATGCACCGCGAGGCTGAAAAGCGGCCTGGAGCCATGCAAGCCATTATTGGCCTGACGCCCGACCGGGTCGAGGGAATAACGGAACTGGCCAGGGATAAGGGCACAGTCGTGGTGGCTAATTATAATACGCCCCAGCAAACCGTTATTACCGGTGAGGCCCAGGCTGTGGCCGCGGCAGCGAAACTAGCCGGGACTGACGGGGCCAAGACAGTGCCTCTTCAGGTCTCCGGGGCCTGGCACAGCCCGCTCATGGAGGCCGCGGCCGAGGATTTTGCCCGCGTCATTATGGAGACGGACTTTTCAAGGCCAAGATGCGATCTTTACTTGAACGTGACGGCCCGGATTGAGACAGACCCTGATGAAATCAAATCCATCATGGCCCGGCAGATGATCTCTCCGGTCAGATGGTTCGAAATCATCGAGAATATGCTGGCTGGCGGCGCGAGCCATTTCCTTGAAGTCGGTCCGAAAAAGGTTCTGGCCGGACTGAACAGGAAGATCGTACCCAGGGACGCGCCCGTGGAAACCATCAATATTCAGGACATGGCCGGTCTGGATAAGGCCGTGGAGAGTGTGGGGAGATAA
- a CDS encoding 2-oxoacid:acceptor oxidoreductase family protein, with protein sequence MYFDLIIAGFGGQGVMFIGNLLAQAAMLEGRKVTYLPVYGVEMRGGTANCTVVISDQDIGSPSITNPKGCVVMNKPSLVKFGPRVKNDGLLLVNSSLIRPEEVEVQGPEVIMVPSTELAAEVGNDRLANMIFLGVLIGRTETVAQTSIKQALIETAGSTNHEILALNTRAVERGVAFGRQGS encoded by the coding sequence TTGTACTTTGATCTGATCATTGCGGGTTTCGGCGGACAGGGCGTCATGTTCATCGGCAACCTTCTGGCCCAAGCCGCCATGCTGGAGGGCCGCAAGGTGACCTACCTGCCTGTTTACGGCGTTGAGATGCGCGGAGGCACCGCCAACTGCACCGTGGTCATTTCCGACCAGGACATCGGCTCCCCCAGCATCACCAACCCGAAGGGGTGTGTCGTCATGAACAAGCCCTCTCTGGTCAAGTTCGGGCCTCGAGTTAAGAACGATGGGCTGCTGCTGGTGAATTCATCTTTAATCAGGCCGGAAGAAGTGGAGGTTCAAGGCCCTGAAGTGATAATGGTTCCCTCAACCGAGCTGGCCGCTGAGGTGGGCAACGACCGCTTAGCCAACATGATATTCCTGGGCGTACTGATTGGCAGGACAGAGACGGTTGCTCAAACAAGCATCAAGCAGGCCCTCATCGAGACCGCAGGTTCAACCAACCACGAAATACTGGCCCTGAACACCAGAGCCGTGGAAAGAGGGGTGGCTTTCGGTCGCCAGGGGAGTTGA
- a CDS encoding 3-methyl-2-oxobutanoate dehydrogenase subunit VorB: protein MALAEKNKRKKVLIKGNEAVAMGAIEAGCRFYFGYPITPQNEIPEYMSAHLPEVGGTFIQAESEIASINMMLGAGATGVRAMTSSSSPGISLKQEGLSYMAGSEIPGVVVNMSRSGPGLGGISPSQGDYFQATRGGGHGDYRVFVLAPDSIQECYDLIMLAFDMADKYSNPAMILGDAMLGQMKEPLELKKYEPKIFEKKWALTGAKGRPAQYLKSLYLDDGELTEHNWKLFRKYQRMKEDIRVEALYLEDARLVVAAFGSMARVLKSSVKMAQEEGLKVGLIRPITIFPFPQDFIRKTSHQVKHFLTMELNTGQMIEDVRLSVEPGTQVDFFGLPPGSLPAPDVFLKEIKKAYSE from the coding sequence ATGGCGCTAGCGGAAAAAAACAAAAGAAAGAAGGTCCTTATCAAAGGCAATGAGGCCGTGGCTATGGGGGCGATCGAGGCCGGCTGTCGTTTCTATTTCGGCTATCCCATTACCCCTCAGAACGAAATCCCGGAGTACATGTCTGCTCATCTGCCCGAAGTAGGCGGGACCTTTATTCAGGCTGAAAGCGAGATCGCTTCGATCAACATGATGCTCGGGGCCGGCGCCACCGGCGTTCGGGCCATGACCTCCTCTTCATCCCCTGGCATTTCCCTGAAGCAGGAAGGCCTCAGTTACATGGCAGGCAGTGAGATTCCCGGGGTGGTGGTCAATATGAGCCGCAGCGGACCGGGCCTGGGCGGAATATCTCCCTCGCAGGGGGATTATTTCCAGGCCACCCGAGGCGGCGGGCACGGCGATTACCGCGTCTTTGTTCTGGCTCCGGACTCGATTCAGGAATGCTACGACCTGATCATGCTGGCTTTTGACATGGCCGACAAATATTCAAATCCGGCCATGATCCTGGGCGATGCCATGCTGGGCCAGATGAAAGAACCGCTGGAGCTTAAAAAATATGAGCCTAAAATATTCGAAAAGAAATGGGCCTTAACCGGCGCCAAGGGACGACCGGCCCAGTATCTCAAAAGCCTGTACCTTGATGATGGCGAATTGACCGAGCACAACTGGAAGCTCTTTCGCAAATACCAGCGCATGAAAGAGGATATTCGTGTCGAGGCCCTTTATCTAGAAGATGCCCGTCTGGTCGTGGCGGCTTTCGGTTCCATGGCGCGGGTCCTGAAATCCTCGGTTAAAATGGCCCAGGAAGAGGGGTTAAAAGTCGGCCTCATCAGGCCCATCACCATTTTCCCCTTTCCCCAGGATTTCATTCGAAAGACCTCGCACCAGGTTAAACACTTCCTGACCATGGAGTTGAACACCGGCCAGATGATCGAGGATGTGCGGCTGTCCGTGGAACCGGGTACCCAGGTTGATTTTTTTGGCCTGCCTCCCGGTTCCCTGCCCGCGCCGGACGTATTTTTAAAGGAGATCAAGAAGGCCTATTCAGAGTGA
- a CDS encoding beta-lactamase family protein — protein sequence MNIGRLQEEMDRAVAAGVFPGGVLLAARGSQVAATITAGRLEYSLKASPVRTETIYDLASLTKVLSTAILTMIFLEQGRFGLESSLKQLWPGRVPPDKRGLTLTQLLSHTSGLPAWRPYFEVLNQVPIGKHRTRMAELILEEPLESEPGKRSEYSDLNFILLGLILEEIAQARQEQLFEELVARPLGLKRTGYRPMDRKNLASAGSIAPTEDCPDRGGVLKGEVHDKNAWALSGVAGHAGLFGTAGEVWRIMASLRASFRHEPGSRLVLKHIVQSFWLWESQAISLNSALGFDRPVENDSAAGHYFSRASVGHLGFTGASLWYDPDQDLTVILLTNRVHPSSTNEAIKKFRPFIHDLVFEKLVGKRLVRGNF from the coding sequence GTGAATATCGGGCGACTGCAGGAAGAGATGGATCGGGCGGTTGCGGCCGGGGTTTTCCCGGGCGGTGTGCTGCTGGCGGCCCGAGGCAGTCAGGTGGCCGCGACTATTACCGCGGGCAGACTTGAATACAGCCTCAAGGCCAGCCCGGTCCGCACTGAAACTATATACGATTTGGCCTCCCTGACCAAGGTGCTCTCCACCGCCATCCTAACTATGATCTTTCTGGAACAGGGCCGGTTCGGCCTTGAGTCTTCCTTGAAGCAACTCTGGCCGGGCCGTGTGCCGCCGGATAAAAGAGGCCTGACCCTGACTCAACTTCTCAGCCACACCAGCGGCCTGCCAGCCTGGCGGCCTTACTTTGAGGTTCTTAATCAAGTCCCGATTGGAAAACATCGCACCCGCATGGCTGAATTGATACTCGAGGAGCCTCTTGAGTCTGAGCCGGGTAAGCGATCGGAATACAGCGATCTGAATTTCATCTTATTAGGTCTGATCCTGGAGGAAATCGCTCAGGCCCGTCAGGAACAGTTGTTTGAGGAGCTTGTTGCCAGGCCCCTGGGTCTCAAGCGAACAGGGTACCGGCCCATGGATCGCAAGAATCTTGCCTCAGCCGGGTCCATTGCTCCGACCGAAGACTGCCCTGACCGGGGCGGAGTACTTAAGGGTGAGGTGCACGATAAAAACGCCTGGGCCCTGTCCGGTGTGGCCGGGCATGCGGGCCTGTTCGGGACCGCGGGTGAGGTTTGGCGTATCATGGCTTCTCTGCGCGCCTCCTTTCGACATGAACCTGGCAGCCGCCTGGTCTTAAAACACATTGTTCAATCCTTCTGGCTGTGGGAGAGTCAAGCCATATCTTTAAACAGCGCCCTGGGTTTCGACAGACCGGTGGAGAACGATTCTGCGGCAGGTCATTATTTTTCCCGCGCCAGCGTCGGGCATCTCGGCTTCACAGGCGCCTCCCTCTGGTACGACCCTGACCAGGACCTGACTGTAATCCTCCTGACCAACCGCGTTCACCCCTCCTCAACCAACGAGGCCATCAAAAAATTCCGGCCGTTTATTCATGATCTGGTCTTTGAGAAACTGGTAGGTAAAAGATTGGTCAGAGGGAATTTTTGA